The following coding sequences lie in one Yamadazyma tenuis chromosome 3, complete sequence genomic window:
- the RSM24 gene encoding mitochondrial 37S ribosomal protein mS35 (EggNog:ENOG503P1QX; COG:J; BUSCO:EOG09264KIV): MPTTTKCVIRSIRSVRELGVRYNSTQSSENTLHLNPHVWEGLPADRIFELHNLRKDSLKQNYNPNDDERRAILSTFTSLTKKKAPLDYVYEIDNFKERYMNNTPVKLRGLPPKKSNVEVVASGQTPHDLRRRQELNRVSAFEMPLLAKLRQPYVPESDEETPIELTYYTDFSNEANSSNRRVTLSVALKHLQLNENQTRKFMILAGNKFNHNTKVLKFTIDEYPEPTQNARAAAEKFAKLLNASKDLSDDFSDIPVDTRHTKPWKPSVQFPKEWRRPQDAPVVQNNIMKKLVEHVKQKKDEQYVSKFSP, translated from the coding sequence ATGCCTACCACTACTAAATGTGTAATAAGATCCATAAGGTCTGTGCGTGAACTAGGCGTGCGGTATAACTCTACCCAGTCATCGGAAAACACCCTCCACTTGAATCCTCATGTGTGGGAAGGCTTGCCAGCCGACCGAATTTTTGAATTGCACAATCTCCGCAAGGATTCGTTGAAGCAAAACTATAATCctaatgatgatgaaagAAGAGCCATCTTGTCGACATTTACTTCGTTAACCAAAAAGAAAGCTCCCTTGGACTATGTTTACGAAATcgacaacttcaaagaaaggTATATGAATAACACTCCTGTCAAGTTAAGAGGATTACCCCCAAAGAAGAGTAATGTTGAGGTTGTTGCCAGCGGTCAAACTCCACACGACTTACGAAGACGACAGGAGTTGAACCGAGTCAGTGCATTTGAAATGCCTTTGTTGGCTAAACTTCGTCAGCCTTATGTTCCAGAGAGTGATGAGGAAACCCCAATTGAGTTGACTTACTATACTGATTTCAGCAACGAAGCAAACTCTTCGAACCGCCGGGTGACCTTATCAGTGGCATTAAAACACCTACAATTGAACGAGAATCAGACCAGAAAATTCATGATTTTGGCCGGAAACAAGTTCAATCATAATACTAAGGTGTTGAAATTCACCATTGACGAATACCCAGAACCAACCCAAAATGCCCGtgctgctgctgaaaaATTCGCCAAATTGTTAAACGCCTCCAAGGACTTATCTGATGACTTCAGTGATATTCCAGTTGATACTCGTCACACCAAACCATGGAAACCATCAGTACAATTTCCGAAAGAATGGAGAAGACCGCAGGATGCACCAGTTGTCCAAAATAACATCATGAAAAAATTGGTTGAACACGTGAAACAAAAGAAGGATGAACAGTATGTCTCCAAGTTTTCTCCTTAG
- the MGS1 gene encoding DNA-dependent ATPase mgs1 (EggNog:ENOG503NVNB; BUSCO:EOG09261W2O; COG:O), giving the protein MEECPICSHSFPSNELELHVNSCLDMEEQRKTKKRKVRTEKASKEKAKPLNPFEALGLKRDSFEDRKSKADKSGKSGPSLTSLLIEEKRVKAKIKLEAAQYAKQTESTKVSEDAEKDELPKKNVSFDVPKPLKLAPQVIPEPSKMVQAIVELRRDSRLPLAQRLRPKTLDDFYGQEKLVGPNGLLRNILRSQEIPSFILWGVPGVGKTTLARIIANSTDYRFLELSGPTATAAKLREAFTAAENDRKLTGKNTLIFLDEIHRFNKAQQDLLLPVIEKGIVTVLGATTENPSFTLNNALLSRMHTFVMESLDHKALVRIIHRGLYLLNQTRKYVFHLHLISLTKDATDYIADLGSGDARVSLNILESVNAYLSGTKFQHLESGEEKINSLNKLGVVKIDRSVLEPLLSTRNYQKMYHHHGESHYDTISAFHKSVRGSDPDAAIFYLTKMLVGGEDPLFIARRMIVIASEDIGLRDSSCLPFAVAAKDALEFIGMPEGEIILAHCAVRLAKAPKSTKSYRALRSAQNMFQENPDATSYKIPLHLRNAPTKLMKEMGYGDTYRYNPSFENGRVSQEYMPEELKGTKFVDEKHFLDARDPELSDKDYLQAEEDRLAYLEFKKQRKQLKEQLIQKVIDHDCKPMETNEHNDTGDVGEIATTYPYDEFLSREDQPEYFDGNEKDQYSDDPDCSTNFEESYEYLPHEDTICDEELIFEEDNDITNTE; this is encoded by the coding sequence ATGGAAGAATGCCCTATATGCTCTCATTCTTTTCCTCTGAATGAGCTAGAGCTTCATGTAAACTCCTGTTTAGATATGGAAGAACAACGCAAAACCAAGAAGCGAAAAGTTCGAACTGAAAAGGcatccaaagaaaaggccAAACCTCTCAACCCGTTTGAAGCATTAGGTCTTAAACGTGAttcatttgaagatagAAAGTCAAAAGCTGATAAGTCTGGAAAATCCGGTCCTTCTTTAACGAGTCTTCTCATAGAAGAAAAGCGAGTGAAAGCAAAGATTAAACTTGAAGCTGCTCAGTATGCTAAACAGACGGAGAGTACAAAAGTGCTGGAAGATGCAGAAAAAGATgaattgccaaagaaaaatgTGTCATTTGATGTCCCCAAACCATTGAAACTTGCTCCACAGGTGATACCAGAACCATCTAAAATGGTTCAAGCAATTGTGGAGTTGAGAAGAGATTCGAGACTACCACTTGCACAAAGGTTGAGACCTAAAACATTGGATGATTTTTATGGACAAGAGAAGTTAGTGGGGCCAAATGGGTTGCTACGAAACATATTAAGGTCGCAGGAGATTCCGTCTTTCATCTTATGGGGAGTTCCGGGAGTTGGTAAAACTACATTGGCTAGAATTATAGCCAATTCTACTGACTATagatttcttgaactttcGGGCCCTACTGCCACAGCTGCAAAATTGAGAGAAGCTTTTACTGCTGCAGAAAATGACAGAAAACTCACTGGGAAAAATACCTTGATatttttggatgaaattCATCGGTTCAACAAAGCTCAGCAAGATCTTCTCCTTCCTGTGATCGAAAAGGGTATAGTGACGGTTTTAGGTGCAACTACAGAAAATCCTTCATTCACTCTCAACAATGCTCTCCTATCCAGAATGCATACGTTTGTGATGGAGTCTTTAGATCACAAGGCTTTAGTGAGAATCATTCACAGAGGCTTATACTTACTAAATCAAACCAGAAAATACGTTTTCCATCTTCATCTCATTTCGTTGACTAAGGATGCCACAGATTATATAGCAGATCTCGGAAGTGGAGATGCCAGAGTGTCCTTGAACATCCTAGAGTCGGTGAATGCGTATCTTTCGGGTACCAAGTTTCAACATCTCGAGTCGGGGGAGGAAAAAATTAACAGTTTGAACAAGTTAGGAGTGGTCAAGATCGACAGGAGCGTTTTGGAGCCGTTGCTTTCAACTAGAAACTATCAAAAGATGTATCATCATCACGGGGAATCTCACTACGATACAATAAGTGCATTCCACAAATCTGTTAGAGGATCTGATCCTGATGCAGCCATCTTCTACCTTACTAAAATGCtagttggtggtgaagaccCATTGTTCATTGCCAGAAGAATGATCGTGATAGCCAGCGAAGACATCGGTTTAAGAGACAGTTCGTGTTTACCGTTTGCAGTGGCAGCCAAAGATGCATTGGAGTTCATTGGAATGCCAGAAGGTGAAATAATCTTAGCCCATTGTGCTGTAAGGCTTGCAAAAGCTCCAAAGTCCACCAAATCTTATAGAGCCTTGAGATCTGCCCAAAATATGTTTCAGGAGAACCCTGATGCTACGTCCTACAAGATACCGTTACATTTGCGTAATGCGCCGACCAAGCTTATGAAAGAAATGGGATATGGGGACACCTATAGGTATAATCCAAGCTTTGAAAATGGAAGAGTATCCCAAGAGTATATGCCTGAGGAGCTTAAAGGAACGaaatttgtggatgaaaaGCACTTCCTCGATGCGAGGGATCCAGAACTCAGCGACAAGGACTATTTGCAAGCTGAGGAAGACAGACTAGCTTATCTTGAGTTCAAGAAACAGAGGAAACAATTAAAGGAACAACTAATCCAAAAAGTCATAGACCATGATTGTAAACCCATGGAGACAAATGAGCACAATGATACTGGTGATGTGGGAGAGATCGCCACTACTTACCCTTACGACGAATTTCTCAGTAGAGAAGATCAACCGGAGTATTTTGATGGAAACGAGAAAGACCAATACTCCGACGACCCGGACTGTCTGACGAACTTCGAGGAAAGCTACGAGTATCTTCCACATGAGGACACTATCTGTGATGAGGAATTGATATTTGAAGAGGATAATGATATAACGAACACTGAATAA
- a CDS encoding uncharacterized protein (EggNog:ENOG503NX9R; COG:S) translates to MCGRYAMTVDVQQLPSQFTRTALRREDPGSSNTDDVKKVTENTYSTTETHFNGSEENVKIFVMNGLEGYRQSYNVAPTKNELIIYKQYSAANNVEYIMETSGFGLVPNWSKPGNTDPLKEVRKQQAMHFNCRRETLLQTSSIWNASKKTRCVVPIQGYYEWMKIKTQKVPYYVFSKDQPLIYLAGFYSHNKNFTDNFNNDQYLSTFTIITGPATKEDSNDLSWLHSRKPIFLKPGTQQWDDWLDPKVPWSHELQIACLDTLTNPAFESITCHKVSRDVGNTSKDGEYLIKELKQEEKRGAIDSFFKKRPNPQISPSPDAKKVKTEPSVKEELD, encoded by the exons ATGTGTGGTAGATACGCTATGACAGTA GATGTCCAGCAATTGCCCCTGCAGTTCACCAGGACAGCTTTGCGAAGAGAAGACCCTGGATCCAGCAATACTGATGATGTCAAAAAAGTCACAGAAAATACATACTCCACAACTGAAACACACTTCAATGGATCGGAGGAGAACGTGAAAATATTTGTAATGAATGGATTAGAAGGTTACCGGCAGTCTTACAACGTTGCTCCCACCAAAAATGAGCTTATAATCTATAAACAATATTCGGCTGCCAACAATGTTGAATATATAATGGAAACCCTGGGGTTTGGGCTCGTTCCCAACTGGTCCAAACCAGGGAATACAGATCCTTTGAAAGAGGTTCGCAAACAGCAGGCCATGCATTTCAATTGTCGGCGTGAAACTTTATTGCAGACCTCGTCTATATGGAATGCATCCAAGAAAACCAGGTGTGTGGTGCCTATACAAGGATACTATGAATGGATGAAGATCAAGACACAGAAGGTACCCTACTACGTGTTCTCCAAAGACCAGCCGTTGATATACCTTGCTGGGTTCTACTCTCATAATAAGAATTTCACagacaacttcaataacGACCAATACTTGTCTACGTTTACCATAATCACGGGACCTGCGACCAAAGAGGATAGTAATGACTTATCGTGGCTCCACTCCCGAAAACCAATCTTTCTTAAGCCAGGAACTCAACAGTGGGACGACTGGTTGGACCCAAAAGTCCCGTGGAGCCACGAGCTCCAGATCGCGTGTTTGGACACACTCACAAACCCTGCATTTGAGTCAATTACATGCCATAAAGTCTCTAGAGACGTTGGAAACACCTCCAAAGATGGAGAATATCTTATAAAGGAGTTGAAGCAGGAAGAAAAGCGAGGAGCTATCGACtcattcttcaaaaaaaGACCTAACCCGCAAATCTCACCTTCCCCTGATGCCAAGAAGGTCAAGACAGAGCCATCTGTCAAGGAAGAACTCGATTAA
- the OGG1 gene encoding 8-oxoguanine glycosylase ogg1 (COG:L; BUSCO:EOG092628HC; EggNog:ENOG503NWHV), protein MTIDIVWKSLPLKPVELSLSRVLRCGQTFRWKNIDHVWSFTTSDRIVLLRQDEEHLHYSWIMEEDNKTMKPLKLRESETLEFIMDYFSLSTSLEKLYSDWSIVNQKYNKSVKNSPFVKFPGIRILRQDPWETTISFICSSNNNVKRISKMCDSLCSEFGKFINVYGGESFYSFPDPSSLAKPGTEQKLRELGFGYRARYIYNTACKFVDDDGFPHITTKTLHAMRKSPYEEAHEFLLLLDGVGPKVADCICLMALDKHEIVPVDTHVYQIAIRDYRFKGKRDLKTMNKQVYEDIRGFFKTLFGPYAGWAQSVLFASDLADLNNGINQITDTTTIKTEKVEVDKRTVDFAETKVVKSKRIKTAA, encoded by the coding sequence ATGACTATAGATATAGTATGGAAGAGCCTTCCTCTAAAACCGGTCGAGTTGTCGTTATCAAGAGTGTTGAGATGTGGACAGACTTTCAGATGGAAAAACATCGACCATGTCTGGTCCTTCACCACATCCGATAGAATCGTTCTTTTAAGACAAGATGAAGAACATTTACACTACTCGTGGATCATGGAAGAGGATAACAAAACTATGAAACCTCTCAAGTTGAGGGAATCAGAAACGCTTGAGTTTATCATGGACTATTTTTCCTTGTCTACTAgtcttgaaaagttgtATCTGGATTGGCTGATTGTCAATCAAAAGTACAATAAATCGGTCAAAAACTCTCCGTTTGTGAAGTTTCCTGGTATAAGAATACTTAGACAAGATCCGTGGGAGACAACCATTTCGTTTATTTGTTCATCAAATAATAACGTGAAGAGGATCTCCAAAATGTGTGATAGTCTTTGCAGTGAGTTTGGAAAGTTCATAAACGTGTATGGAGGAGAATCGTTCTACTCGTTTCCTGATCCTTCGAGTCTTGCTAAACCAGGCACAGAGCAAAAGCTCCGGGAGTTGGGATTTGGATACAGAGCCAGATATATTTATAATACTGCCTGCAAATTTGTTGACGATGATGGTTTTCCACATATCACAACGAAAACTTTACATGCAATGAGAAAGAGTCCATATGAAGAGGCACATGAGTTCCTTTTGTTACTTGACGGGGTGGGTCCTAAGGTGGCTGACTGTATATGCTTGATGGCACTTGATAAACATGAGATTGTACCAGTTGATACTCACGTATACCAAATTGCCATAAGAGACTACAGGTTTAAGGGAAAGAGGGACTTGAAGACCATGAACAAGCAAGTGTATGAAGACATCAGAGGATTCTTCAAGACCTTATTTGGTCCATACGCTGGATGGGCCCAGTCGGTGCTTTTTGCATCTGATTTGGCCGATTTGAACAATGGCATTAACCAAATCACTGACACAACTACAATTAAAACCGAGAAAGTGGAGGTGGATAAAAGGACTGTTGACTTTGCTGAGACAAAGGTGGTAAAGTCTAAAAGAATTAAGACAGCTGCCTAA